One window from the genome of Candidatus Didemnitutus sp. encodes:
- a CDS encoding class I SAM-dependent methyltransferase, producing MNLSERLRYLRHHLLMVWPRYKLSTGDYRTGLGPSAWLLHGLVRSLAPDVVVETGSARGWSACHIGLALRENVRGKLYAIDPHSSTEWNDSGGPDASLNVFRRHVSAMGLDPYVEVVRADSRTAAKNWSRPIDLLFIDGDHSYEGVKADWDLFSPFLTPSAVTIFHDTTWELHKHDDPRYRDDMGVPRFVDELRRAGYPCITLDRDCGLTMVQRPVGGLPLLK from the coding sequence ATGAACCTCTCCGAGCGTCTGCGTTACCTCCGTCATCACCTGCTCATGGTGTGGCCGCGCTATAAACTTTCGACGGGCGACTACCGCACCGGTCTCGGTCCGTCTGCGTGGCTGCTCCACGGCCTCGTCCGCTCGCTCGCGCCCGATGTCGTTGTCGAAACCGGCTCCGCTCGCGGCTGGTCCGCCTGCCACATCGGCCTCGCGCTCCGCGAAAACGTCCGCGGCAAACTCTACGCCATCGACCCGCATTCCTCGACCGAGTGGAACGACAGCGGCGGCCCCGACGCCTCGCTGAACGTCTTCCGCCGCCACGTCTCCGCGATGGGCCTCGATCCTTACGTCGAAGTCGTCCGCGCCGATTCGCGCACCGCCGCGAAAAACTGGAGCCGCCCGATCGACCTCCTCTTCATTGATGGCGACCACTCCTACGAAGGCGTGAAAGCCGACTGGGACCTCTTCTCGCCGTTCCTCACGCCGTCCGCCGTCACGATCTTTCACGACACCACGTGGGAACTCCACAAGCACGACGACCCGCGCTACCGCGACGACATGGGCGTGCCGCGCTTCGTCGACGAACTCCGCCGCGCCGGCTATCCGTGCATCACGCTCGACCGCGACTGCGGCCTGACGATGGTCCAGCGCCCCGTCGGCGGCCTCCCGCTGCTGAAATAA
- a CDS encoding glycosyltransferase family 9 protein: MDVRSHLAGLRRWLSLVRRHGRPHRLFYFYGGIGDQLLCSAVARELQRRRPQRIWFFSQSPELFAQNADVTATVPFDLGLIPWARLSGSRPQRLFYQEFLHAENRDAPLHEPSIASLCRRAGITGNVTLRPYLPAVTPAPLPKRTRPRIAIHSSCLTARYPMANKQWPVERMQAVARELAAFADLVQLGSPQDPDLPGALDRRGIPLLDAARELAGCDLFVGLVGFLMHLARAVECPAVIVYGGREPPEITGYSCNVNLANRPACAPCWRYSQCDYDRRCLTAITPEQVLAAVRTQLAAAHPRPLRADEFAIAA, from the coding sequence ATGGACGTTCGCTCCCACCTCGCCGGACTCCGCCGCTGGCTCTCGCTCGTCCGCCGCCACGGCCGTCCGCACCGCCTGTTCTACTTCTACGGCGGCATCGGCGACCAACTCCTCTGCTCCGCCGTCGCCCGCGAACTCCAGCGCCGTCGCCCGCAACGCATCTGGTTCTTCAGCCAATCGCCCGAACTCTTCGCGCAAAACGCCGACGTGACCGCGACCGTCCCTTTCGACCTCGGCCTCATTCCCTGGGCGCGCCTCAGCGGCTCGCGCCCACAGCGGCTCTTTTATCAGGAATTCCTCCACGCCGAGAACCGCGACGCCCCGCTGCACGAGCCCAGCATCGCCTCGCTCTGCCGCCGCGCCGGCATCACCGGCAACGTCACGCTGCGTCCCTACCTGCCCGCCGTCACGCCCGCGCCGCTGCCGAAACGGACGCGCCCGCGCATTGCGATCCACTCCAGCTGCCTCACCGCGCGCTACCCGATGGCCAACAAGCAATGGCCGGTCGAGCGCATGCAAGCCGTCGCGCGCGAACTCGCCGCCTTCGCCGACCTCGTTCAACTCGGCAGCCCGCAAGATCCCGATCTCCCCGGCGCGCTCGACCGCCGCGGCATTCCGCTGCTCGACGCCGCACGCGAACTCGCCGGCTGCGACCTCTTCGTCGGCCTCGTCGGCTTCCTGATGCACCTCGCGCGCGCCGTCGAGTGCCCCGCCGTCATCGTCTACGGCGGCCGCGAGCCGCCCGAGATCACCGGCTATTCCTGCAATGTGAATCTCGCCAATCGCCCCGCGTGCGCGCCCTGCTGGCGCTATTCGCAATGCGACTACGACCGTCGCTGCCTCACTGCCATCACGCCGGAGCAAGTCCTCGCCGCCGTCCGCACCCAACTCGCCGCCGCACACCCGCGCCCGCTACGCGCTGACGAATTTGCCATCGCGGCCTGA
- a CDS encoding NAD-dependent epimerase/dehydratase family protein, whose translation MSSSAVRHLVIFGCGYVGSALAEAALARGMRVTALTRNAEKAAALRARGVAVVEADLASAEWHTRIERADFAANTVSAAAPTPEGYRASYVDGMRSILAWASRAPVGTLVYTSSTGVYPQGGGARVDESAPTESASPTGRVLVEAENLLRGASAATAARSFVLRCAGIYGPGRHYLLNALRAGQTRFGGEPGCRMNLIHRDDIVAALLACFMAPAEAASAVFNLSDGAPATRAEVVGWLASAIGAPEPQFDGAAASARQGGEPTPDRIIVADKIRHALGWAPVFPDFRAGYGSLLGKL comes from the coding sequence ATGTCCTCCTCGGCGGTTCGTCACCTCGTCATCTTCGGTTGCGGCTACGTCGGCTCGGCGCTCGCGGAGGCGGCACTGGCGCGCGGGATGCGAGTGACGGCGTTGACGCGTAACGCGGAAAAGGCCGCGGCCTTGCGTGCGCGCGGCGTGGCGGTCGTCGAGGCGGATTTGGCGAGCGCAGAGTGGCATACGCGAATCGAGCGGGCGGATTTTGCGGCGAACACCGTCAGCGCGGCGGCACCGACGCCGGAGGGTTACCGCGCCTCGTATGTCGACGGCATGCGCTCGATCCTCGCGTGGGCGTCGCGCGCGCCGGTCGGCACGCTGGTCTACACGAGCAGCACGGGCGTTTATCCGCAGGGCGGGGGAGCTCGCGTGGACGAGAGCGCGCCGACCGAGAGCGCGTCGCCGACGGGGCGTGTGCTCGTGGAAGCGGAGAATCTGTTGCGCGGCGCGAGTGCGGCGACGGCCGCGCGGTCGTTCGTGCTGCGTTGCGCCGGCATCTACGGGCCGGGCCGGCACTATCTGCTCAATGCCCTGCGTGCGGGGCAGACGCGTTTTGGCGGCGAGCCGGGCTGCCGGATGAATCTCATCCATCGCGACGACATCGTGGCGGCGCTGCTGGCGTGCTTCATGGCACCGGCCGAGGCGGCGAGCGCGGTGTTCAACCTCAGCGATGGTGCGCCGGCGACGCGGGCGGAAGTCGTCGGCTGGCTGGCGAGCGCGATCGGCGCGCCGGAGCCGCAATTCGACGGCGCTGCTGCAAGCGCGCGCCAAGGCGGCGAACCGACGCCGGACCGCATCATCGTCGCGGACAAGATACGCCACGCACTGGGATGGGCGCCGGTGTTCCCGGATTTTCGCGCGGGCTACGGTTCGCTGCTCGGAAAACTCTAG
- a CDS encoding class I SAM-dependent methyltransferase: MSLFDSFKNTFRPAWHALKRTVSPPRRWPSETSKCRARLAPYCVGDGADLGFGGDPITPAAIRMDMPNQYGTVGQFPAQLRGDAARLVWFADGALDFIFSSHLLEDFQDTESVLREWLRVLKPGGRLIIFCPDEQRFRAHCNRTGQPYNPHHVHAHFSLDYVKGLLTQIGGTRLVYENPDVDIYSWDLVVEKLPSTQ; this comes from the coding sequence ATGAGCCTCTTCGACTCGTTCAAAAACACGTTCCGCCCCGCGTGGCACGCGCTGAAGCGCACCGTCTCGCCGCCGCGCCGCTGGCCGAGCGAAACCTCCAAGTGCCGCGCGCGCCTCGCGCCCTACTGCGTCGGCGACGGCGCCGACCTCGGCTTCGGCGGCGACCCGATCACGCCCGCCGCCATCCGCATGGACATGCCGAACCAATACGGCACCGTCGGTCAATTCCCCGCGCAACTCCGCGGCGACGCCGCGCGCCTCGTCTGGTTCGCCGATGGCGCGCTCGATTTCATCTTCTCGTCGCACCTGCTCGAGGATTTTCAGGACACCGAGTCGGTCCTCCGCGAATGGCTGCGCGTCCTCAAACCCGGCGGCCGTCTCATCATCTTCTGCCCCGACGAGCAGCGCTTCCGCGCCCACTGCAACCGCACGGGCCAGCCCTACAACCCGCACCACGTCCACGCGCACTTCTCGCTCGATTACGTGAAGGGCCTGCTCACGCAGATCGGCGGCACGCGCCTCGTCTACGAAAACCCCGACGTCGATATCTACTCCTGGGACCTCGTCGTCGAAAAACTCCCCTCCACCCAATGA
- a CDS encoding FkbM family methyltransferase, with translation MTTPSATSVAEHASAPARGPLRIGMFPEPEAASDANRAGASHNLFRQFNSMLRARGCAVSGLSNSELLQPAQLAVDLVHINWTELLTRELYFGQRWLRLAARATIRLGSPADALLRAAARRRLRPLFRHRPVVYQVHDLTSNWLQPPAAHRLDRAIKSVILAHAQGWVVNEESCLAEIDAPPPAAIATCRLGGFDLFHGTAIPRTAARASLGLPASGRVFIYAGFSSARRNPRDLVTAFARLPAGHHLLIASANARNFLPAELPANVRLLTGFLENEQLRALFCAADWVVMPGRHYLTSAVVRTAISYECPVICAQFGSQIDMARDAALWLDPANDDSLAAQLSAAASMPEPELERFRQAAAQRHAERTWEKSVAAYLALVDRLVPGPAPQFVAPPPVTTPPLPAASAPDLGSYLAQPSAAATEFQRLVPAQTARVICDIGACEGEDSIRFSRLFPAARVFAFEALPSNQTLARENFTRYGTDRAELVPLALSDRAGTATFHVSSGRPPELFAGEDWNYGNKSSSLLPPASGSAPMHGWIEFKDRIEVPTDTLDRFCAARGLAAIDLVHMDVQGAELFVLRGAEQMLPRITAIWLEVSTTELYRGQALDRDIAAFMRAHGFALAHVELLGNGTGEGDHFYVNLRHARVWPYFIAKRAGDSFSRARFSLGALKNRLLGHPNP, from the coding sequence GTGACCACTCCGTCCGCCACCTCCGTCGCCGAACACGCCTCCGCGCCAGCCCGCGGACCGCTGCGCATCGGTATGTTCCCCGAGCCCGAAGCCGCCTCCGATGCGAACCGCGCCGGTGCCAGCCACAATCTCTTCCGCCAGTTCAACTCGATGCTCCGCGCGCGCGGCTGCGCCGTATCCGGCCTCTCGAATTCGGAACTGCTGCAGCCGGCCCAGCTCGCGGTCGACCTCGTCCACATCAACTGGACCGAGCTGCTCACCCGCGAACTCTACTTCGGCCAGCGCTGGCTCCGCCTCGCCGCCCGCGCCACGATCCGGCTCGGAAGCCCGGCCGATGCCCTGCTGCGCGCCGCCGCCCGGCGCCGCCTGCGCCCGCTCTTCCGCCATCGCCCCGTCGTCTACCAAGTCCACGACCTCACCTCGAACTGGCTCCAACCGCCCGCCGCCCACCGCCTCGACCGCGCGATCAAATCCGTGATTCTCGCCCACGCCCAAGGTTGGGTCGTGAACGAGGAAAGTTGCCTCGCCGAGATCGACGCCCCGCCGCCCGCCGCAATCGCGACGTGCCGTCTCGGCGGCTTCGACCTCTTCCACGGAACCGCCATCCCGCGCACCGCGGCGCGCGCTTCGCTCGGCCTGCCCGCCAGCGGCCGCGTTTTCATCTACGCCGGCTTCTCATCCGCCCGCCGTAACCCGCGCGATCTCGTCACCGCGTTCGCCCGCCTCCCGGCCGGCCACCATCTCCTGATCGCCAGCGCCAACGCGCGCAATTTTCTTCCCGCTGAACTGCCGGCCAACGTCCGGCTCCTCACCGGGTTTCTGGAAAACGAGCAACTCCGCGCCCTGTTTTGCGCCGCCGACTGGGTCGTCATGCCCGGGCGTCACTATCTTACTTCCGCCGTCGTGCGCACGGCGATCAGCTACGAGTGCCCTGTCATCTGCGCGCAGTTCGGCTCGCAAATCGACATGGCCCGCGACGCCGCGCTCTGGCTCGACCCCGCCAACGACGACTCGCTCGCCGCGCAACTGTCGGCCGCCGCCAGCATGCCCGAGCCCGAGCTCGAGCGCTTCCGCCAAGCCGCCGCCCAACGCCACGCCGAGCGCACCTGGGAAAAATCCGTCGCCGCCTACCTGGCTCTCGTGGACCGTCTCGTCCCCGGTCCGGCTCCACAGTTCGTCGCGCCGCCTCCAGTGACGACGCCGCCGTTGCCCGCCGCATCGGCGCCCGATCTCGGCTCCTACCTGGCCCAACCCAGTGCCGCCGCAACGGAGTTTCAGCGGTTGGTGCCCGCGCAGACCGCGCGGGTCATCTGCGACATCGGCGCATGCGAGGGCGAGGACTCGATCCGCTTCAGCCGCCTGTTCCCCGCCGCGCGCGTGTTCGCGTTCGAAGCGCTCCCGTCCAACCAAACCCTCGCCCGCGAAAATTTCACGCGCTACGGCACCGACCGCGCCGAACTCGTGCCACTCGCGCTTTCGGATCGCGCGGGCACCGCCACCTTCCACGTTTCGTCCGGCCGGCCGCCCGAGCTCTTCGCCGGCGAAGATTGGAACTACGGCAACAAGTCCAGCTCACTGCTGCCTCCCGCCTCCGGCTCCGCACCGATGCACGGCTGGATTGAATTCAAGGATCGCATCGAGGTCCCGACCGACACGCTGGACCGCTTCTGCGCCGCGCGCGGCCTCGCCGCCATCGACCTCGTGCATATGGACGTGCAAGGCGCCGAGCTGTTTGTCCTTCGCGGCGCCGAGCAGATGCTCCCGCGCATCACCGCCATCTGGCTCGAGGTTTCCACCACCGAACTTTACCGCGGCCAGGCGCTCGACCGCGACATCGCCGCCTTCATGCGCGCGCACGGGTTCGCGCTCGCGCACGTCGAACTGCTCGGCAATGGCACCGGCGAGGGCGATCATTTCTACGTCAACCTACGCCACGCGCGCGTCTGGCCTTACTTCATCGCCAAACGCGCCGGCGATTCGTTTTCCCGCGCCCGCTTCTCTCTCGGCGCCCTGAAAAACCGTCTCCTCGGCCACCCCAACCCATGA
- a CDS encoding alpha-1,2-fucosyltransferase → MIITWLNGGLGNQMFQYAAGLALAHQRRTVLKLDVSWFRHYEEFEAHNIYGLHCFNILEQFATADESTRLCGRPLTFAERCALPIARRLRLNDYVARHTATGQLHDAKSFHFYPEFFDLPDNTMISGWWQSEKFFAPVADHIRLHFSFRFPPLAAVAEMAARIRSGPSAAVHFRRGDYTRNQTFNQKIGVIGPAYYDRAIQLLRERSPDATLYIFSDDIDAIEREYRVPGPHVFVRAVHHWHPWDKIRLMSLCDHIAIANSTFSWWAAWLNPSPTKLVIAPDPWFANSIHNSSDVVPDSWTRLPINP, encoded by the coding sequence ATGATCATCACCTGGCTCAACGGCGGTCTCGGCAACCAGATGTTCCAATACGCCGCCGGTCTCGCGCTCGCGCATCAGCGCCGCACCGTGCTCAAGCTCGATGTCTCGTGGTTCCGCCACTACGAGGAGTTCGAGGCGCACAACATCTACGGCCTGCACTGCTTCAACATCCTCGAGCAATTCGCCACCGCCGACGAGAGCACGCGCCTCTGCGGCCGCCCGCTCACCTTCGCCGAACGTTGCGCGCTGCCGATCGCTCGTCGCCTCCGGCTCAACGACTACGTCGCGCGCCACACCGCGACCGGCCAGCTCCACGACGCGAAGTCGTTTCACTTCTACCCGGAGTTCTTCGATCTCCCGGACAACACGATGATCTCCGGCTGGTGGCAGTCGGAAAAATTCTTCGCGCCCGTCGCTGATCACATCCGCCTGCACTTCAGCTTCCGCTTCCCGCCGCTGGCGGCCGTCGCCGAGATGGCCGCGCGCATCCGCAGCGGCCCGTCCGCCGCCGTGCACTTCCGCCGCGGCGACTACACGCGGAACCAGACCTTCAACCAGAAGATCGGCGTCATCGGCCCGGCCTACTACGACCGCGCCATCCAGCTCCTCCGCGAGCGCAGCCCCGACGCCACGCTCTACATTTTCTCCGACGACATCGACGCCATCGAACGCGAATACCGCGTGCCCGGCCCGCACGTCTTCGTCCGCGCCGTCCATCACTGGCACCCGTGGGACAAGATCCGCCTCATGTCGCTCTGCGACCACATCGCCATCGCGAACAGCACCTTTTCCTGGTGGGCCGCGTGGCTGAACCCCTCGCCCACAAAACTCGTCATCGCCCCCGATCCGTGGTTCGCCAACAGCATCCACAATTCGAGCGACGTCGTCCCCGACAGCTGGACCCGACTCCCGATCAACCCATGA
- a CDS encoding ABC transporter ATP-binding protein has product MSLPAIEVTGLSKRYVIEHESRHDSLRDTLHHKARQLWRRYRWGTSFEKEEFWALRDVSFSVQPGEVVGIVGRNGAGKSTLLKILSRITEPTLGKIRLRGRVASLLEVGTGFHPDLTGRENIYLNGSILGMQRAEIARKFDEIVAFAEIERFLDTPVKRYSSGMYVRLAFAVAAHLEPEILIVDEVLAVGDMAFQKKCLGKMQSVAQGEGRTVLFVSHNIHAVRQLCRTGILLGEGQLKAAGPVAKVLDAYLDTASSSETQIPAPAPELRDRAYVTGLSFEDLQGRPNTIFSVGQGWRAKIRIHLARPYPKFVTGFGLMSTDGLGVQTAWLPPVDLAAGDYEVTFEQTVWLQAGGYTMNLGLSTENQTIQQISAGRIDISGEEPHGFFPLTSGFGIVLNSMKTSIAPLHRPE; this is encoded by the coding sequence ATGAGCCTTCCCGCCATCGAAGTCACCGGACTCAGCAAACGCTACGTCATCGAACACGAGTCGCGGCACGACAGCCTGCGCGACACGCTCCACCACAAGGCGCGCCAGCTCTGGCGCCGCTACCGCTGGGGCACGAGCTTCGAGAAGGAGGAATTCTGGGCGCTGCGCGACGTCTCGTTCTCCGTCCAACCGGGCGAAGTCGTCGGCATCGTCGGCCGCAACGGCGCCGGCAAATCCACGCTGCTGAAAATCCTCTCCCGCATCACCGAGCCCACGCTCGGCAAGATCCGCCTCCGTGGCCGCGTCGCCTCGCTGCTCGAAGTCGGCACCGGCTTCCATCCCGACCTCACCGGCCGCGAAAACATCTACCTCAACGGCTCCATCCTCGGCATGCAGCGCGCCGAGATCGCGCGGAAGTTCGACGAGATCGTCGCCTTCGCCGAGATCGAGCGCTTTCTCGACACGCCGGTGAAACGCTACTCGAGCGGCATGTATGTCCGCCTCGCCTTCGCCGTCGCCGCGCACCTCGAGCCGGAAATCCTCATCGTCGACGAAGTCCTCGCCGTCGGCGATATGGCCTTCCAGAAAAAATGCCTCGGCAAGATGCAGAGCGTCGCGCAAGGCGAAGGCCGCACCGTCCTCTTCGTTTCGCACAACATCCACGCCGTGCGCCAGCTCTGCCGCACCGGCATCCTCCTCGGCGAAGGACAACTCAAAGCCGCCGGTCCCGTCGCCAAAGTCCTCGACGCCTACCTCGACACCGCGAGCAGCAGCGAAACCCAAATCCCCGCGCCCGCGCCGGAGCTGCGCGACCGCGCCTACGTCACCGGCCTGAGCTTCGAGGATCTCCAAGGCCGGCCGAACACCATCTTCTCCGTCGGCCAGGGCTGGCGCGCCAAGATCCGCATCCACCTCGCGCGCCCGTATCCGAAATTCGTCACCGGCTTCGGCCTCATGAGCACTGACGGCCTCGGCGTGCAAACCGCCTGGCTGCCTCCCGTCGACCTCGCGGCCGGCGACTACGAAGTCACCTTCGAGCAGACCGTCTGGCTGCAAGCCGGCGGCTACACGATGAACCTCGGCCTCAGCACCGAAAACCAAACCATCCAGCAAATCAGCGCCGGCCGCATCGACATCTCCGGCGAGGAACCGCACGGCTTCTTCCCGCTGACCTCGGGCTTCGGCATCGTGCTGAACTCGATGAAGACCTCCATCGCGCCGCTCCACCGGCCCGAGTGA
- a CDS encoding YbaB/EbfC family nucleoid-associated protein, whose protein sequence is MAGVGKLLKQAQKMQRQIEEMQKALEAREIDVSSGGGAVQVKISGSGKFLALKLDPEFLKEEPKLIEETVLNAVQEAATKAKELNDSEMQRISSAFQMPGMF, encoded by the coding sequence ATGGCCGGCGTAGGCAAATTGCTCAAACAAGCTCAGAAAATGCAGCGGCAGATCGAGGAGATGCAGAAGGCCCTCGAAGCGCGCGAGATCGATGTCTCCTCCGGCGGCGGCGCCGTGCAGGTGAAAATCAGCGGCTCGGGCAAGTTCCTCGCGCTGAAACTCGACCCCGAATTCCTCAAGGAAGAGCCGAAGCTCATCGAGGAAACCGTGCTCAACGCGGTGCAGGAAGCGGCCACGAAGGCGAAGGAGCTGAACGATTCCGAAATGCAGCGCATCTCATCGGCGTTCCAGATGCCGGGCATGTTCTGA
- a CDS encoding ABC transporter permease — translation MSAPAPNIDLTIEAGRVEQHYWRDLWRYRELMGFLAWRDIKVRYKQAVLGAAWAIIQPVVQTALLTFVFAKLAKMPDGGVPYFLLVLCGNLPWQLFTNAFTGAGNSLVGNSHLISKVYFPRLTVPLSSLAVALIDFGIVLVIAIPTIAAFGIWPSWQIFLLPLFLLLALIIALGSGLWLTALTVKYRDFRFLTGFILQVGMFVTPVGYRTDTLPNWRDLLALNPLTGVIDGVRWCLLGGRVDVHLPGLAVSITVALVLLVTGLWYFRKTERQFADVV, via the coding sequence ATGTCCGCACCCGCTCCCAACATTGACCTCACCATCGAGGCCGGCCGCGTCGAACAGCACTATTGGCGGGATTTGTGGCGCTATCGCGAGCTGATGGGCTTCCTCGCCTGGCGCGACATCAAGGTCCGCTACAAGCAGGCCGTGCTCGGTGCCGCCTGGGCCATCATCCAGCCGGTCGTGCAGACCGCGCTGCTCACGTTCGTCTTCGCCAAGCTCGCAAAAATGCCCGATGGCGGCGTCCCGTATTTCCTCCTCGTGCTCTGCGGCAACCTGCCGTGGCAGCTTTTCACCAACGCGTTCACCGGCGCCGGCAACAGCCTCGTCGGCAACTCGCACCTGATCTCGAAGGTCTACTTCCCGCGTCTCACCGTGCCGCTCTCTTCGCTCGCGGTCGCGCTGATCGACTTCGGCATCGTGCTCGTGATCGCGATCCCGACCATTGCCGCGTTCGGCATCTGGCCTAGCTGGCAGATTTTCCTGCTCCCGCTTTTCCTGCTCCTCGCGCTCATCATTGCGCTCGGCTCGGGTCTTTGGCTGACCGCGCTGACGGTCAAATACCGGGACTTCCGCTTCCTCACCGGCTTCATCCTGCAAGTCGGCATGTTCGTCACGCCCGTCGGCTACCGCACCGACACGCTGCCCAACTGGCGCGATTTGCTCGCGCTGAATCCGCTGACCGGCGTCATCGACGGCGTGCGCTGGTGCCTGCTCGGCGGCCGCGTCGACGTGCACCTGCCCGGGCTCGCCGTCTCGATCACCGTGGCGCTCGTCCTGCTCGTGACGGGCTTGTGGTATTTCCGCAAAACCGAACGCCAATTCGCCGACGTCGTCTGA
- a CDS encoding DJ-1/PfpI family protein gives MAMPTVLTLLADGFEEIEAFAPVDLLRRAGVEVTVATLNDNRHATGRSGIVAHGDVALGTVTDQLFDLVFLPGGAGVKHLRADARVRESVLRHAAANHWLAAICAAPTVLHDCGLLAGKRYTAHFSVAAELPAILADERVVTDGKITTSRGAGTALDFGLHLVRLLGGDEKAKEISKAICF, from the coding sequence TTGGCCATGCCCACCGTGCTCACGTTGCTCGCCGACGGTTTTGAGGAAATCGAAGCGTTCGCGCCGGTCGATCTGCTGCGCCGTGCCGGCGTGGAGGTCACCGTCGCCACCTTGAACGACAACCGTCACGCCACCGGACGCAGCGGCATCGTGGCCCATGGCGACGTCGCGCTCGGCACCGTCACCGACCAGCTCTTCGACCTCGTCTTCCTGCCCGGCGGTGCCGGCGTGAAACACCTGCGCGCCGACGCTCGCGTGCGCGAAAGCGTGCTGCGCCACGCCGCCGCCAACCACTGGCTCGCCGCGATCTGCGCCGCTCCGACCGTGCTGCACGATTGCGGCCTCCTCGCGGGAAAACGTTATACCGCGCACTTCTCCGTCGCGGCCGAACTCCCGGCAATCCTCGCCGACGAACGGGTCGTCACCGACGGCAAGATCACCACCTCGCGCGGTGCCGGAACCGCCCTCGACTTTGGGCTCCACCTCGTCCGCTTGCTGGGCGGCGACGAAAAAGCCAAGGAAATAAGCAAAGCCATTTGTTTCTAA
- the recR gene encoding recombination mediator RecR: MTPALEHLQKQLKGLPGVGYRSAERIALHLLVEKPQKLPELVNALQAAAKSVRRCAKCGNLAEEEVCPICADERRATGQVCVVENVPDLAAIERSGAYRGRYHVLHGKLSPIRGVAPEDLNLGTLLERLTAGEINELILALSNDVEGEATCHFLTERLPSGESVKVTRIGFGLPSGGGVLYADAVTLKSALEGRRDYS; encoded by the coding sequence ATGACTCCCGCGCTCGAGCATTTGCAGAAACAGCTGAAAGGCTTGCCGGGAGTCGGCTATCGCTCGGCGGAGCGCATCGCGCTGCACCTGCTGGTCGAGAAACCGCAGAAGCTGCCGGAGCTGGTGAACGCGCTGCAGGCGGCGGCGAAATCCGTCCGGCGCTGCGCGAAGTGCGGCAACCTGGCGGAGGAGGAAGTTTGCCCGATTTGCGCCGACGAGCGCCGTGCCACGGGTCAGGTGTGCGTCGTGGAAAATGTGCCCGACCTTGCCGCCATCGAACGCTCGGGCGCCTATCGCGGCCGCTACCATGTGCTGCATGGAAAGCTGTCCCCGATTCGCGGCGTGGCGCCGGAAGACCTGAACTTGGGCACGCTGCTCGAGCGCCTCACTGCCGGCGAGATCAACGAGCTGATCCTCGCGCTCTCGAACGACGTCGAAGGCGAGGCCACCTGCCATTTCCTGACCGAGCGCCTGCCGAGCGGGGAAAGCGTCAAGGTGACGCGCATTGGTTTTGGCCTGCCGAGCGGCGGCGGCGTGCTCTACGCGGATGCCGTCACCCTGAAAAGCGCGCTGGAGGGCCGGCGCGACTATTCGTGA